In one window of Acidovorax sp. HDW3 DNA:
- a CDS encoding PilT/PilU family type 4a pilus ATPase, whose protein sequence is MGTMERILRLMAEKRASDVYLSASAPALIKINGECLPINNQILPPDAPKNLLAEVVEPERIEELEETGELNMGVPISGVGRFRVSAMRQRGSYAVVIRFIAQHIPELSTLNLPAVLPELMLNKRGLILMVGATGSGKSTSLAAMIDSRNAVMSGHILTIEDPIEYQFRNKKSVVNQREIGSDTQSLQIALKNALRQAPDVILIGEIRDRETMSAAIAYAQSGHLVLATLHGNNSYHALNRILSFYPVEVRPTMLGDLSSALKAVISQRLVRTQDGSRVPACEVMLNTKLVSELVEKGDFSGVREAMEKSMAEGSQTFEEDLARLIREERIDRKEGLAYADSPTNLMWRLQNDFAMAANAAQAQKAAQEDGAEDDTPSFTEIVLDVKPT, encoded by the coding sequence ATGGGAACCATGGAGCGCATCCTGCGCCTGATGGCCGAGAAAAGGGCGTCAGACGTCTACCTTTCGGCCTCGGCGCCGGCCCTCATCAAGATCAACGGCGAGTGCCTGCCGATCAACAACCAAATTCTGCCGCCCGATGCGCCCAAAAACCTGCTGGCCGAGGTGGTCGAGCCCGAGCGCATCGAAGAATTAGAGGAAACCGGCGAGCTCAACATGGGCGTGCCCATCAGCGGCGTCGGGCGCTTTCGCGTCAGCGCCATGCGCCAGCGCGGCTCGTACGCGGTCGTGATCCGCTTCATCGCGCAGCACATCCCCGAGCTGTCCACACTCAACCTGCCGGCCGTGCTGCCCGAGCTGATGCTCAACAAGCGCGGCCTGATCCTGATGGTGGGCGCCACCGGCTCGGGCAAAAGCACCTCGCTCGCCGCCATGATCGACAGCCGCAACGCCGTCATGTCGGGCCACATCCTGACGATCGAAGACCCCATCGAATACCAGTTCAGGAACAAGAAATCGGTGGTCAACCAGCGCGAGATCGGCAGCGACACACAGTCGCTGCAAATCGCCCTGAAAAACGCCCTGCGCCAGGCGCCGGACGTGATCCTGATCGGTGAAATCCGCGACCGCGAAACCATGTCCGCCGCCATCGCCTACGCCCAGTCGGGCCACCTGGTGCTGGCCACGCTGCACGGCAACAACAGCTACCACGCGCTCAACCGCATTTTGTCGTTCTACCCCGTCGAGGTGCGCCCCACCATGCTCGGCGACCTGTCCTCGGCCCTCAAGGCCGTGATCTCGCAGCGCCTGGTGCGCACGCAAGACGGCAGCCGCGTGCCCGCCTGCGAGGTCATGCTCAACACCAAACTGGTGAGCGAACTGGTGGAAAAAGGCGACTTCTCTGGCGTGCGCGAGGCCATGGAAAAATCCATGGCCGAAGGTTCGCAAACCTTTGAAGAAGACCTGGCACGCCTGATCCGCGAAGAGCGCATCGACCGCAAAGAGGGCCTGGCCTACGCTGACTCGCCCACCAACCTGATGTGGCGCCTGCAAAACGACTTTGCCATGGCGGCCAACGCCGCCCAGGCCCAAAAAGCCGCCCAGGAAGACGGCGCCGAGGACGACACGCCCTCGTTCACCGAAATCGTCCTGGACGTGAAACCCACCTGA
- a CDS encoding polyhydroxyalkanoate depolymerase, translating to MLYQFYETQRSLMEPFADFALAAAKLYSNPLSPWGQTPFAQRISAGFDLLYRLGKDYEKPEFGLATVDVDGVEVAIHERIELDKPFCELRRFKRFSDDPATLAKLKVQPVVLVVAPLSGHYATLLRDTVRALLKDHKVYITDWKNARLVPLADGDFHLDDYVNYVQEFIRHLQASYGNCHVISVCQPTVPTLAAVSLMASRGETTPLSMIMMGGPIDARKSPTAVNDLAVERSFGWFENNVIYRVPEGYPGAGRRVYPGFLQHTGFVAMNPNRHASSHYDYFKDLVKGDDASAEAHRKFYDEYNAVLDMDAHYYLETIQTVFQEFKLVEGTWDVLSPDGRCERVRPQDIQRTALLTIEGELDDISGSGQTRAAHALCTGVAEGQKRHLEVTGAGHYGIFSGRRWRDNVYPEVQGFIAAHQMPQPRAATGAAAGPVDDAVPTAAAAVTASAQPRTRRSTRKA from the coding sequence ATGCTGTACCAGTTCTACGAAACCCAGCGTTCGCTGATGGAGCCCTTTGCCGACTTTGCGCTGGCGGCTGCCAAGCTCTACAGCAACCCACTCTCGCCCTGGGGGCAAACGCCGTTTGCGCAGCGTATCTCGGCCGGCTTTGATCTGCTGTACCGCCTGGGCAAGGACTACGAAAAGCCCGAGTTCGGCCTGGCGACGGTGGATGTGGACGGCGTCGAAGTGGCCATCCACGAGCGCATCGAGCTCGACAAACCGTTTTGCGAACTGCGCCGCTTCAAGCGCTTTTCTGACGATCCCGCCACCCTGGCCAAGCTCAAGGTGCAGCCGGTGGTGTTGGTGGTGGCGCCGCTGTCGGGCCACTACGCCACGCTCTTGCGCGACACGGTGCGTGCCCTGCTCAAGGACCACAAGGTTTACATCACCGACTGGAAAAACGCCCGCCTGGTGCCCCTGGCAGATGGCGATTTTCACCTCGACGACTACGTCAACTACGTGCAGGAATTCATTCGCCACCTGCAGGCGAGCTACGGCAATTGCCACGTCATCAGCGTCTGCCAGCCGACGGTGCCCACGCTCGCCGCCGTCTCGCTCATGGCCAGCCGGGGCGAGACCACGCCGCTGTCCATGATCATGATGGGCGGGCCCATCGACGCGCGCAAATCGCCCACCGCCGTCAACGACCTGGCCGTCGAGCGCAGTTTTGGCTGGTTTGAAAACAACGTCATCTACCGCGTGCCCGAGGGCTACCCGGGCGCCGGGCGGCGCGTTTACCCCGGCTTTTTGCAGCACACGGGCTTCGTCGCCATGAACCCCAACCGCCACGCCAGCAGCCACTACGACTACTTCAAAGACCTGGTCAAGGGCGACGACGCCAGCGCCGAAGCGCACCGCAAGTTCTACGACGAGTACAACGCCGTGCTCGACATGGACGCGCATTACTACCTGGAAACCATCCAGACCGTGTTCCAGGAGTTCAAGCTCGTCGAAGGCACCTGGGACGTGCTCTCGCCCGACGGCCGCTGCGAGCGCGTACGCCCGCAAGACATCCAGCGCACGGCGCTGCTGACCATCGAGGGCGAGCTCGACGACATCTCCGGCAGCGGCCAAACGCGCGCCGCCCATGCGCTGTGCACCGGCGTTGCCGAAGGGCAAAAACGCCACCTGGAAGTTACAGGCGCAGGCCACTATGGCATCTTCAGCGGTCGGCGCTGGCGCGACAACGTCTATCCCGAGGTGCAGGGCTTCATCGCCGCGCACCAGATGCCGCAGCCACGCGCCGCCACCGGCGCTGCCGCCGGCCCGGTCGATGACGCTGTGCCGACCGCCGCCGCCGCCGTCACCGCCAGCGCCCAGCCGCGCACGCGACGCAGCACCCGCAAGGCATGA
- the dusA gene encoding tRNA dihydrouridine(20/20a) synthase DusA has product MNVEQNQQLKEKVSPWRVSVAPMLDWTDRHCRYLHRLLSRHALLYTEMVTTGALLHGDVARHLRFDAAEHPLALQLGGSEPQDLARCARLGQDWGYDEVNLNCGCPSERVQRGAFGACLMREPQLVADCVRAMRDAVQIRVSVKHRIGIDKEEDYGFVRDFIGTVAQAGCNHFIVHARNAWLKGLSPKENRDIPPLRYAVVAQLKRDFPQLHIAINGGFTSDAAVQEQLALVDGVMVGREAYHNPWWLAQWDALYFGAAPQHTTREGVEEAMVAYMEREAQAHGTPWYAVARHMLGLRNGLPGARRWRQVWSDHRLKHLPASEVMAIARTPQSGFSAPL; this is encoded by the coding sequence ATGAATGTAGAACAAAATCAACAACTTAAAGAAAAAGTATCGCCCTGGCGGGTTTCCGTGGCCCCGATGCTGGATTGGACCGACCGCCACTGCCGATACCTGCACCGCCTGCTCTCACGCCACGCCCTGCTCTATACCGAGATGGTGACCACCGGCGCCCTCTTGCACGGCGACGTGGCGCGGCATTTGCGCTTTGATGCGGCCGAGCACCCGCTGGCGCTGCAGCTCGGCGGCAGCGAACCGCAGGACCTGGCGCGCTGCGCACGGCTGGGCCAGGACTGGGGCTACGACGAGGTCAACCTCAACTGCGGCTGCCCGAGCGAGCGCGTGCAGCGCGGCGCCTTTGGCGCTTGCCTGATGCGCGAGCCCCAGCTGGTGGCCGACTGCGTGCGGGCCATGCGCGATGCGGTGCAGATTCGCGTCAGCGTCAAGCACCGCATTGGCATCGACAAGGAAGAAGACTACGGCTTTGTGCGCGACTTCATCGGCACCGTGGCCCAGGCGGGGTGCAACCATTTCATCGTGCACGCGCGCAATGCCTGGCTCAAGGGCCTCTCGCCCAAGGAAAACCGCGACATTCCGCCGCTGCGCTACGCCGTGGTGGCGCAGCTCAAGCGCGATTTCCCGCAGCTGCACATCGCCATCAATGGCGGGTTTACCAGCGATGCCGCCGTGCAAGAGCAGCTGGCCCTGGTCGATGGCGTGATGGTCGGGCGCGAGGCTTACCACAACCCCTGGTGGCTGGCGCAGTGGGACGCGCTGTACTTTGGCGCCGCGCCGCAGCACACCACGCGCGAGGGCGTGGAAGAAGCCATGGTGGCCTACATGGAGCGCGAGGCGCAGGCGCACGGCACCCCCTGGTATGCCGTAGCGCGCCACATGCTGGGCCTGCGCAACGGCCTGCCCGGCGCACGCCGCTGGCGCCAGGTGTGGAGCGACCACCGCCTCAAACACCTGCCCGCCAGCGAGGTCATGGCCATCGCGCGCACGCCACAGTCCGGATTTTCTGCACCGCTGTAA
- the dapD gene encoding 2,3,4,5-tetrahydropyridine-2,6-dicarboxylate N-succinyltransferase, with protein sequence MSEQLQHIIDSAWEQRTSLSPQSAPQEVRDAVEHVLAELNDGRLRVATRTGVGQWTVHQWLKKAVLLSFRLNDNALMQAGELGFYDKVPTKFAGLSAQEMAATGVRVVPPAVARRGSFVARGAILMPSYVNIGAYVDEGTMVDTWATVGSCAQVGKNVHLSGGVGLGGVLEPLQANPTIIEDNCFIGARSEVVEGVIVEENSVLGMGVYIGQSTPIFNRDTGEISYGRVPSGSVVISGSLPKKTKAGQDYSTYAAVIVKTVDAQTRSKTSLNDLLRD encoded by the coding sequence ATGAGCGAACAACTGCAACACATCATCGACAGCGCCTGGGAACAGCGCACCAGCCTGTCGCCCCAGAGCGCACCGCAAGAAGTGCGCGACGCCGTCGAGCATGTGCTGGCCGAACTCAACGATGGCCGCCTGCGCGTGGCCACGCGCACCGGCGTGGGCCAATGGACGGTGCACCAGTGGCTGAAAAAAGCCGTGCTGCTGTCGTTCCGCCTGAACGACAACGCCCTCATGCAAGCGGGCGAGCTGGGCTTTTACGACAAGGTGCCGACCAAGTTCGCCGGCCTGTCGGCACAAGAGATGGCCGCCACCGGCGTGCGCGTGGTGCCGCCGGCCGTGGCGCGCCGGGGCAGCTTCGTCGCCCGTGGCGCCATCCTTATGCCCAGCTACGTCAACATCGGCGCCTACGTCGATGAAGGCACCATGGTCGATACCTGGGCCACCGTCGGCTCCTGCGCGCAGGTGGGCAAGAACGTGCACCTCTCGGGCGGCGTGGGCCTGGGCGGGGTGCTCGAACCCCTGCAGGCGAACCCGACCATCATTGAGGACAACTGCTTCATTGGCGCGCGCTCCGAAGTGGTCGAGGGCGTGATCGTGGAAGAAAACTCCGTGCTCGGCATGGGCGTGTACATCGGCCAGAGCACGCCGATCTTCAACCGCGACACGGGCGAGATCAGCTACGGCCGCGTCCCCTCGGGCTCGGTCGTCATCAGCGGCAGCCTGCCCAAGAAGACCAAGGCCGGCCAGGACTACAGCACCTACGCCGCCGTCATCGTCAAGACCGTGGACGCGCAAACGCGCTCCAAGACCAGCCTGAACGATCTGCTGCGCGACTAA
- a CDS encoding RnfABCDGE type electron transport complex subunit B, whose protein sequence is MSRSTAAVLTVQLNAALPQTQCQRCGYPDCAAYAQAMAQGQAAINQCPPGGAEGVARLAALTGQAPLALNPEHGQEGPRTLAVIDEDWCIGCTLCLAACPVDAIVGANKLMHTVIAAHCTGCELCVPACPVDCIAMQPLAGPLAQASGWAAWSPAQAQAASERYAQRQEREQRQARSAAPTAASAGAADKSAVIAAALARAKTQVKTQAKTQAAKAL, encoded by the coding sequence ATGAGCCGCAGCACCGCAGCCGTCCTGACCGTACAGCTCAACGCCGCCCTGCCGCAGACGCAGTGCCAGCGCTGCGGCTACCCTGACTGCGCCGCCTACGCCCAGGCCATGGCGCAGGGGCAGGCTGCCATCAACCAATGCCCGCCCGGGGGTGCCGAGGGCGTGGCGCGCCTGGCCGCACTCACAGGCCAGGCGCCGCTGGCGCTCAACCCCGAGCATGGGCAGGAAGGCCCGCGCACCCTGGCCGTGATCGACGAAGACTGGTGCATAGGCTGCACCCTGTGCCTGGCGGCCTGCCCGGTCGATGCCATCGTGGGCGCCAACAAGCTCATGCACACCGTGATCGCTGCGCACTGCACCGGCTGCGAGCTGTGCGTGCCCGCCTGCCCGGTCGATTGCATTGCCATGCAGCCGCTCGCTGGCCCGCTGGCACAAGCGAGCGGCTGGGCCGCCTGGTCGCCCGCGCAGGCGCAGGCCGCTAGCGAGCGCTATGCCCAGCGCCAAGAGCGTGAGCAGCGCCAGGCACGCAGCGCCGCGCCCACCGCCGCAAGTGCGGGCGCAGCCGACAAGTCAGCCGTTATCGCCGCCGCCCTGGCACGGGCCAAAACCCAGGTAAAAACCCAGGCAAAAACTCAGGCCGCAAAAGCCTTGTAA
- the dapE gene encoding succinyl-diaminopimelate desuccinylase, with amino-acid sequence MTATLELAQQLIARPSVTPEDANCLELLCARLAPLGFACERMDSGPDSFFVRNLWAKRPAAPANKAQAAIKTIVFAGHTDVVPTGPLERWDSDPFVPTIRDGKLYGRGASDMKTSIAAFVVAVEEFLAATPEPAIDIAFLLTSDEEGPSVDGTKIVVERLAARGERLDACIVGEPTSVARTGDMVKNGRRGTLSGKLTVKGVQGHIAYPQLARNPIHQALPALAELATTVWDQGNAFFPPTSWQISNMHGGTGASNIIPGQVVIDFNFRFSTASTAEGLKERVHSLLDRHGLEYALQWTLGGQPFLTEPGSLLAAVQAAISAETGLATELSTTGGTSDGRFIAAICPQVIELGPPNASIHQINEHIALADIEPLKNIYRRTLENLHAQALA; translated from the coding sequence ATGACCGCTACCCTGGAACTGGCGCAGCAACTCATTGCGCGCCCCTCCGTCACGCCCGAAGACGCCAACTGCCTCGAACTGCTGTGCGCACGCCTGGCGCCCCTGGGCTTTGCCTGCGAACGCATGGACAGTGGCCCAGACAGCTTTTTTGTCCGCAATTTATGGGCCAAACGGCCTGCAGCGCCCGCCAATAAAGCGCAAGCAGCTATCAAAACAATAGTGTTTGCCGGCCACACCGACGTCGTCCCCACCGGCCCGCTGGAGCGCTGGGACAGCGACCCGTTCGTGCCGACGATCCGCGACGGCAAGCTCTACGGGCGCGGTGCGAGCGACATGAAAACCTCCATCGCCGCCTTCGTCGTCGCCGTCGAGGAGTTCCTCGCCGCCACGCCTGAGCCGGCGATCGACATCGCCTTCTTGCTCACCAGCGACGAGGAAGGCCCCTCGGTCGATGGCACGAAGATCGTCGTCGAACGCCTGGCCGCACGCGGCGAGCGCCTCGATGCCTGCATCGTCGGCGAGCCGACCTCGGTGGCGCGCACCGGCGACATGGTGAAAAACGGCCGCCGGGGCACGCTCTCGGGCAAGCTCACCGTCAAGGGCGTGCAGGGCCACATCGCCTACCCGCAGCTGGCACGCAACCCCATCCACCAGGCGCTGCCGGCGCTGGCCGAGCTCGCCACCACCGTCTGGGACCAGGGCAACGCCTTTTTCCCGCCCACCAGCTGGCAGATCAGCAACATGCACGGCGGCACGGGCGCGAGCAACATCATCCCCGGCCAGGTGGTGATCGACTTTAACTTCCGCTTCAGCACCGCCAGCACGGCCGAGGGCCTCAAAGAGCGCGTGCACAGCCTGCTCGACCGCCACGGCCTGGAGTACGCGCTGCAGTGGACGCTGGGCGGCCAGCCCTTCCTGACCGAGCCCGGCAGCCTGCTCGCCGCCGTGCAAGCGGCCATCAGCGCCGAAACCGGGCTGGCGACCGAGCTCTCGACCACCGGCGGCACCAGCGACGGGCGCTTTATCGCCGCCATCTGCCCGCAGGTGATCGAACTGGGCCCGCCCAACGCCAGCATCCACCAGATCAACGAGCACATTGCCCTGGCCGACATCGAGCCCCTGAAGAACATCTACCGCCGCACCCTTGAGAACCTGCACGCGCAGGCGCTGGCATGA
- a CDS encoding tyrosine-type recombinase/integrase, whose amino-acid sequence MASITPRGDKFLAQVRIKQGGALIFSESKVFDTKAQAVSWGDRLEAKVKAEGPARHASGKMTVGDLVRMHLAAQLAVRPLLGRSTIHNHNKIADEFDTVLVRELKPKHLIDYATRRKTEDGVVPATIKSDLSPLSAAFGVARIAYHVDADPAVIQEAMFHLDKQGLVGKSREVIRWVDGEEEEALLAEFARRNAHHQTTIDMAQLYKFALAFPRRLSELGRLEWKDIDTKRRTIILRQVKHPNKKEYNDQVVPLLTPAWTLLEEMPKLDARIFPYNMESASSAFERARDRIAETGLPKIKDLRFHDLRHTGISMLFWYGFKIEEVALVSGHKNWNTLRRYTHIRPEDLHRRFEALKPAG is encoded by the coding sequence ATGGCGTCAATCACACCACGCGGCGACAAATTCCTCGCGCAGGTTCGCATCAAACAGGGCGGCGCCCTGATTTTCTCAGAGTCGAAGGTCTTCGACACCAAGGCCCAGGCAGTCTCCTGGGGCGATCGCCTGGAGGCCAAGGTCAAAGCTGAGGGGCCGGCCAGGCACGCCTCCGGCAAGATGACCGTAGGCGACCTCGTCCGCATGCACCTCGCTGCGCAGCTGGCGGTGCGCCCTCTATTGGGCCGCTCGACGATCCACAACCACAACAAAATCGCGGACGAGTTCGACACGGTTCTGGTGCGCGAGCTCAAGCCCAAGCACCTGATCGACTACGCGACTCGACGGAAAACCGAGGACGGCGTTGTACCCGCCACCATCAAGTCCGATCTCTCCCCCTTGTCGGCAGCGTTTGGCGTCGCCCGCATCGCGTACCACGTCGACGCCGACCCCGCCGTCATTCAAGAGGCCATGTTCCACCTCGACAAGCAGGGCCTGGTCGGTAAATCCCGCGAGGTCATCCGCTGGGTGGACGGGGAGGAGGAAGAAGCGCTGCTGGCCGAGTTTGCACGGCGCAACGCACACCACCAGACGACCATCGACATGGCGCAGCTTTACAAGTTCGCGCTGGCCTTCCCGAGGCGGCTGAGCGAGCTGGGGCGCCTGGAGTGGAAGGACATTGATACCAAGCGCCGGACGATCATCCTGCGCCAGGTGAAGCACCCCAACAAGAAGGAATACAACGACCAAGTGGTGCCCCTGCTCACGCCGGCCTGGACCCTGCTGGAGGAGATGCCAAAGCTGGACGCCCGCATCTTTCCGTACAACATGGAGTCCGCCTCATCCGCATTCGAGCGGGCACGCGATCGCATCGCGGAAACCGGGCTGCCCAAAATCAAGGACCTGCGCTTCCACGACCTGCGCCACACGGGCATCTCGATGCTGTTCTGGTACGGCTTCAAGATCGAGGAAGTTGCTCTGGTGTCGGGGCACAAGAACTGGAACACGCTGCGCCGGTATACGCACATCCGACCGGAAGATCTGCATCGGCGGTTCGAGGCGCTGAAGCCGGCGGGCTGA
- a CDS encoding methyl-accepting chemotaxis protein encodes MTGRWMMRPGIGLLRRLPLGGKLAVLGVLAVLAQLVLWWSQSGWAALAGALLLGYLLLALYLGQSASLQRITQTMELVTQGDLRARAAIDGSDELACMAALLDAMTITLSGMVADIRSNAALVAHAGQSLALDSRALAERTEQQAANLKQTAASVDALAGTVQRNADTAHSADQRAALVRDAAQSGAAGMERAVQSVHTIEHSAQRMNEIIGVIDGIAFQTNILALNAAVEAARAGEQGRGFAVVASEVRSLAQRSSEAAREIRQLIGDSVQQVAASAALIRQAGNGIAQMADGIRTVASNMSAIAQSGQAQHQGLGEIGQAVQQLEHITHSNAQMVDEAVHHAVALEQRAATLSCAVVAFRLQQGTAEEAQQLVQQAVAMALQKGQGQRLLDSITDRNQPFYDRDMYVFALDTEGHYRAFAGNQAKVGTRVQDIAGVDGERLLHDIWAQAERGPGWVEYDIVNPTNGRVQTKMSFVQRLGDVALGCGVYKAFAA; translated from the coding sequence ATGACAGGACGATGGATGATGCGCCCCGGCATCGGCTTGCTGCGGCGCTTGCCCCTGGGCGGCAAGCTGGCCGTGCTTGGCGTGTTGGCGGTACTGGCGCAGCTGGTGCTGTGGTGGTCGCAATCGGGGTGGGCGGCTCTGGCCGGCGCGCTGCTGCTGGGTTACCTGCTGCTGGCGCTGTACCTGGGGCAGAGCGCCAGTTTGCAGCGCATTACGCAGACCATGGAGCTGGTCACGCAGGGGGATCTGCGCGCCCGCGCTGCGATTGATGGCAGCGATGAGCTGGCATGCATGGCGGCGCTGCTCGATGCCATGACCATCACCCTCTCGGGCATGGTGGCCGACATCCGCAGCAACGCCGCCCTGGTGGCGCACGCCGGCCAGAGCCTGGCGCTGGACAGCCGCGCTCTGGCCGAGCGCACCGAGCAGCAGGCGGCGAATCTCAAGCAAACGGCGGCCAGCGTCGATGCCCTGGCTGGCACCGTACAGCGCAATGCGGACACGGCCCACAGCGCCGACCAGCGCGCGGCCCTGGTGCGCGATGCGGCCCAGAGTGGCGCGGCGGGTATGGAGCGTGCGGTGCAGTCGGTGCACACCATCGAACACAGCGCGCAGCGCATGAACGAGATCATCGGCGTGATCGACGGCATTGCCTTTCAGACCAATATTTTGGCGCTCAATGCCGCCGTCGAGGCCGCGCGTGCCGGCGAGCAGGGGCGTGGTTTTGCCGTAGTGGCGTCCGAGGTGCGCTCGCTGGCGCAGCGCTCGAGCGAGGCGGCGCGCGAGATTCGCCAGCTCATTGGTGACTCGGTGCAGCAGGTGGCGGCCAGCGCGGCGCTCATTCGCCAGGCGGGCAACGGCATTGCGCAAATGGCCGACGGCATCCGCACCGTGGCCAGCAACATGAGCGCGATTGCGCAGTCGGGCCAGGCGCAGCACCAGGGGCTCGGTGAAATCGGCCAGGCGGTGCAGCAGCTCGAACACATCACGCACAGCAACGCGCAAATGGTGGACGAGGCCGTGCACCACGCCGTGGCGCTGGAGCAGCGTGCGGCCACGCTCAGCTGCGCGGTGGTGGCATTTCGCCTGCAGCAGGGCACGGCCGAAGAAGCGCAGCAGCTGGTGCAGCAAGCCGTGGCCATGGCGCTGCAAAAAGGCCAGGGGCAGCGCCTGCTCGACAGCATCACCGATCGCAACCAGCCGTTTTACGACCGCGACATGTATGTTTTTGCGCTCGACACCGAGGGCCACTACCGCGCCTTTGCCGGCAACCAGGCCAAGGTCGGCACCCGGGTGCAAGACATTGCTGGCGTGGACGGTGAACGCCTGCTGCACGATATCTGGGCCCAGGCCGAGCGCGGGCCGGGCTGGGTGGAGTACGACATCGTCAACCCCACCAATGGCCGGGTGCAGACCAAGATGTCGTTCGTGCAGCGCCTGGGCGACGTGGCCCTGGGCTGCGGTGTTTACAAGGCTTTTGCGGCCTGA
- the dapC gene encoding succinyldiaminopimelate transaminase — translation MNPLLSHLQPYPFERLRQLFAGVTPNPAYRPISLGMGEPRHPTPAFIAQALVDGLPGLASYPLTAGEPRLRQACADWLQRRYAVAVDATSQVLPVNGSREALFAFAQTVIDPTRAGATVVCPNPFYQIYEGAALLAGAQVHYAPSDAARNFAVDWDSVPAAVWERTQLLFVCSPGNPTGAVMPLAEWEKLFALSDRYGFVIASDECYSEIYFRDEPPLGGLEAAQRLGRSDFRRLLAFTSLSKRSNVPGLRSGFVAGDAALVKAFLLYRTYHGSAMGPAVQNASIAAWSDEVHVQDNRALYREKFARVTPLLAAVMDVQLPDAGFYLWAQVPERLGLSDAEFARALYAQYNVTVLPGSYLAREAAGVNPGAQRVRMALVAETDECTEAATRIAQFIQSHSN, via the coding sequence ATGAATCCCCTGCTCTCCCACCTTCAGCCCTACCCCTTCGAGCGCCTGCGCCAGCTCTTTGCCGGGGTCACGCCCAACCCCGCCTACCGCCCTATCAGCCTGGGCATGGGCGAGCCACGCCACCCGACGCCCGCCTTCATCGCCCAGGCCCTGGTCGATGGCCTGCCGGGCCTGGCCAGCTACCCCCTCACGGCTGGCGAGCCGCGCCTGCGCCAGGCCTGCGCCGACTGGCTGCAGCGGCGCTACGCGGTCGCGGTCGATGCCACCAGCCAGGTGCTGCCGGTGAACGGCTCGCGCGAGGCGCTGTTTGCCTTCGCCCAGACCGTGATCGACCCGACCCGGGCCGGCGCCACCGTCGTCTGCCCCAACCCGTTCTACCAAATCTACGAAGGCGCCGCCCTGCTCGCCGGCGCCCAGGTGCACTACGCCCCGAGCGATGCGGCGCGCAACTTTGCCGTCGATTGGGACAGCGTGCCCGCCGCCGTCTGGGAGCGCACGCAGCTGTTGTTCGTTTGCTCGCCTGGCAACCCGACGGGCGCCGTCATGCCGCTGGCCGAGTGGGAAAAGCTCTTTGCGCTGTCGGACCGTTACGGCTTCGTCATCGCCAGCGACGAGTGCTACAGCGAAATTTATTTCCGTGACGAGCCCCCGCTCGGTGGCCTGGAAGCGGCGCAGCGCCTGGGGCGCAGCGATTTTCGGCGCCTGCTGGCCTTTACCAGCCTGTCCAAGCGCAGCAACGTGCCGGGCCTGCGCAGCGGCTTCGTCGCCGGCGACGCGGCGCTCGTCAAAGCCTTTTTGCTCTACCGCACCTACCACGGCAGCGCCATGGGGCCGGCGGTGCAGAACGCCAGCATCGCCGCCTGGAGCGACGAGGTCCATGTGCAAGACAACCGCGCCCTGTACCGCGAGAAGTTTGCGCGCGTCACGCCCCTGCTGGCGGCGGTGATGGACGTGCAACTGCCCGATGCCGGTTTTTACCTCTGGGCCCAAGTGCCTGAGCGCCTGGGCCTGAGCGACGCCGAGTTCGCCCGCGCCCTGTACGCTCAATACAATGTGACGGTGCTACCGGGCAGCTACCTGGCCCGCGAGGCCGCTGGCGTCAACCCCGGCGCGCAGCGCGTGCGCATGGCCCTGGTGGCCGAGACCGACGAGTGCACCGAAGCGGCCACGCGCATCGCCCAATTCATCCAATCCCACAGCAACTAG